GCATACGCATTATTGTGAGCGCGAAGTGACGACGTAGCCCGCAGGGGGGGCGGAAACGCCGAGGAGCCAGCCATGAACAACGCGGCAAGGATTCCGTTGGTAACGACCATCCGGGAACATTGCCGCGTTTGTTTTACGTGTGTCCGAGAGTGCCCGGCCAAGGCCATCCGGATTATGGAAGGCCAGGCCATGGTGCTCTCGGATCGTTGTATTGGGTGCGGCAATTGCGTTCGCGTGTGCAGTCAGAAGGCCAAGCAGGTTTACAGTTCGATCGAAAAAGTGGCGGCATTGCTTGATTCGGGAGTCCCGGTTGCCGCGCTTGTGGCGCCGAGCTTTCCAGCAGAGTTCGCGGAATGCAGTCACGAGCAGGTCGTGGGTATGCTGCGCGCCCTCGGGTTCTCCAAAGTTTGCGAAGTGGCATTTGGCGCGGACCTCGTCGCGGATCGGTACCGCAGGCTGCTTCAGAGCGATGGCGGAAAGCGGTACATCGGGACGACGTGCCCGGCCATCGTTGCCTACATAGAGCGCTACGCGCCCGATCTCGTGGAATGCCTCGCGCCTATTGTGTCGCCAATGGTCGCGGCGGCAAAGGTCGTGCGTCAGCGTTACGGGAATGATGTGCGGACGGTGTTCATAGGCCCGTGTATCGCCAAGAAGGGGGAGTGCGTCAGCGGCGACGTTGACGATGACGTAGATGCGGCCCTCACGTTTGTCGAGCTGCGCCATATGCTGCGGGATCAGTCCGTCTTTCCCGCGACCGTAAAACCGGGCGAGTTCGATCCGCCGCGCCCGCGCGCGGGGGCGTTGTTCCCGCTTCACCGTGGATTGCTGCAGGCGGCCGACTTGCCGGAGAATCTTCTCGATACGGACGTTGTCGCCGCAGACGGGGGGAACGAATTCGTCGACGCCGTGAAGGAGTTTCAATCCGGCGATATGCAGGTACGGTTGTTGGAGGTGCTCGCATGCAAGGGATGCATCATGGGTCCCGGTATGAGCGGCGACTCCGCCATGTTCCGGCGCCGCGGATTGGTGAGCGACTACGCGCGGGAGCGCGTGGAACACATGGGTCTCGGCGATTGGTACGAGAACATGCGGACGTACGAAACGCTCGATTTGTCGCGGACGTTCTCTTCCCATGACCGGCGCATTCCGGCGCCGTCGGAAGAAGAAATGCGCCGGATTCTCGGACGCATGGGCAAGCGTGTCGCGGCGGACGAACTTAACTGCGGCGCGTGCGGATATCCGACGTGCCGGGAGCACGCGGCGGCCATTTTCACGGGTCTTGCCGAAAGCGAGATGTGCCTGCCGTACGCCATCGAGCAATTGCGGACGACGGTGAAGGACCTTGCCGTCTCCCATGAGCAACTGGCGAAGACGCAGGCGGCGCTGCGGCAGTCGGAGAAGCTGGCGACGATGGGGCAATTGGCGGCGGGTATTGCGCACGAAATCAACAATCCTCTCGGGGTCGTGTTGATGTACGCGCACATTCTGCGCGAAGAGCGCACGAGCGACTCCGATTTGATGGGAGACCTGAGCCTCATCGTCGAGCAAGCGGATCGGTGCAAGAAGATCGTCGCGGGCCTGCTGCATTTCGCGCGGCAAAATGAAGTGCAACTCCAGCCGACGGACGTGGCCGAGCATGTGGGGAAATGCCTGGCGGTGATGCCGCCGCCGGAGGGCGTGACAACAGAGATTTCGAGGGAAGGATCGCCTGCAGTAGCGGAGATCGACCGGGATCAAATGATGCAGGTGTGGACGAACTTGATCACCAATGCCTATGCGGCGATGCCCCGAGGCGGACGCCTTTCGGTCTGTGTCACTGGGCTCATTGACTCGGTATCTGTACGCATAGGAGACACGGGAGTTGGGATTTCGAAGGCCAATTTAGCTAAAATATTCGAGCCGTTCTTTACCACCAAAGAGATCGGCAAGGGGACGGGATTGGGGCTTGCCGTCACCTATGGCATCGTGAAGATGCACCGGGGAGACATCCACGTAGATACGAACGAAGATCCGAATGAGGGTCCTACGGGTACTGCCTTTACGGTGACCTTGCCCAGAAGATCGGAAGCAGGCAACACAGGCGCGCGGCCGGGGGCCGCGTTGGTAGAAAGCACACTATGACCGAGCAACATCCTTTAATCTTACTTGTGGACGACGACGAGGACTTTCTGCTTCAGCAGCGAGTTCAACTGGAGTCCGAAGGGTTCCGCGTGGTGCAGGCCACGTCGCGGGCCGAAGCCGAACGCTTGCTGGCGCATCAGCATCCGGATCTGGCCATCGTGGACCTCATGATGGAAGACTCGGACGCGGGGTTCACGCTGTGTCATCACATCAAGAAGAAAGATGCAGCGATACCCGTGATCCTATGCACCGCCGTAATAAGTGAGACGGGCATCGAATTCGACGCGTCCACGCCCGAGGAACAGTCTTGGGTGAAAGCGGATGTCATGCTGTCGAAGCCGGTGCGCTTTGAGCAGTTGAAGCGCGAGATTGGACGGCTTCTGAGAGACTAGCGGGGGAATTTTGGATTTTAGATTTTGGATTTTGGATTGGAGAGGGTGCACGGCGGTCTTGCGGCCGGGGGCATCTTGTTTCGATTCAGATTTCGAATAGCAGTACGAGAGGCGCCGTGAATTTCGCGGTGTGTTTTGCATACGAACAGTCTGGGGGAGATTCAGTCAAGCGTCCGTGAGGAGTTGGGAGCAGTCTCGAACCTTCGGAGCAGTGAACTTGGCGGAGGGAAAGCAGGCGTGGTGGATACGCTTCGAGTACTCGTCTGTGACGACGAAGCGGGCATGCGCCAGGGCGTTCAGCGGGCGCTGCGGGGTTTCTCTGTGCCAATCCCCGATGTCGACACCAATGTCCAGTTTGAAGTAGAGCAAGCCGAAAGCGCGGAGCGCGCGCTCGGGATGGTCGAAGCCAATCCTCCTCAAATCCTTCTGCTAGACCTGAAACTGCCGGGCATGAGCGGGCTTGACCTGCTGGAACGAATCGCCCCCATGCATTTGGAGACGCTGGTGATCATGATCACGGCGTACGCCTCCATTGAAACCGCCGTGCGTGCCACGAAGCAGGGTGCGTACGATTTTCTGGCCAAGCCGTTCACGCCGTCGGAACTCAAAGACACCCTGAGCAAGGCCGCGAAGCAACTGCTTCTCGCGAGACAGGCGCGCAAGCTCGCCCAGGAACGCCGCCGGGTGCGCTTCGAGTTTATTTCGGTGGTTGCGCACGAACTTAAGGCGCCGATCAATGCCGTTGAGGGCTATCTGAACATTATGATGACCCGCGCCGCGGGGAACGATCCTGCCGTCTACGACAAGATGGTGGAGCGGTGTCTTGTGCGTATCAGCGGGATGCGCAAAATGATCATGGATCTGCTCGATCTGACCCGTATCGAGTCCGGTTTGAAGAAACGTGAGATTGTGGATGTCGACGTGTGCGAGGCTGCGAAGAACGCGATCGAATCCGTGTTGCCCGAAGCACAGTTGCGGGGAATTGCCGTTAATTTGCACGCGGATGCTCCGGCCGTTATCCAGGCGGACTCCGGGGAAATCGACATCGTATTAAATAACTTCATCACGAACGCGGTGAAGTACAACCGGGACAACGGGAAAGTTGACGTGACCGTGGAGTCGGACCCTGAAGAGATCCGGATTCGCGTGTCGGATACCGGTATTGGGATGTCGAAGGCCGATTGCAGCCGGTTGTTCCTGGACTTTGTGCGCATCAAGAACGAGAAGACGCGGCAGATTATGGGCAGCGGTTTGGGACTCTCGACGGTAAAGAAGGTGGTCACGTTGTACGGCGGCGATGTCAGCGTGCAGAGCGAACCCGACGTCGGGAGCACGTTTACAGCGGTATTGAAGAAGAACCATGCGACGGCGGAGCCAGTTGCGGAGGCGTCGTCGGGGGCCTTGTAAGCCGGCCTAATCGCATGATAGTGTTTGGAATCGCGTGAGCTACTTGGGGGCTTTATGCGTATGCGGGCTGTTATTGGCAGTTCATCGTTGCGTTTTGTTCTTGTGCTTTGCCTCGGGGCCGTTCCCTGTTTCGCCGCCAAACAGACAGAGCTGCCTGCCGCGCTGACGCGCATAAGTCAGGAGGTTCAGGCCAGCCTCGACCGCATGGACAGCGATGTGCAAGATGCGGCCAACCTCATTGCCTTGCACGGCCTGAATCACGACGAAACGCGCCGGATTCTGCGCGCGCTCTACGAGAAACACTCCTATGCCGTGGATACGTGCACGGTCGATATTCGCGGGACAATCGTCGCGGTCGAGCCGGAGCAGTACCGTTCCGTAGAGGGGGCGGACATCAGCGACCAGGAGCAAATCAAGAGACTCCACAAGACACGCAAGGCCGTCCTCAGCAAGGCGTTTGAATCGCGCGAAGGAATCTACGCGGTCGATCTTGAATGGCCTGTGTTCGATCGCGAAGGGGAAATGGTCGGTTCGGTGAGTATACTTCTGCGGCCGGAAGCGCTCTTGAAGTCAATCATCGCGCCGCACATGAAGGGTTTCCCCATGGACGTGTGGGTCATGCAGCCGGACGGAACCATCATCTTCGATCCCGATGCGCAGGAAGTGGGGCTCAATGTATTCACGGACCCGGTCTATCAGCCGTACTATGGGCTGCGCCGGCTGGCCAAGAAGATGGGACGGTCGCGGACTGGTTCCGGTGTCTACGATTTCAGCGGAACCGGCCTGGAGAAGAACGTCACGAAGCAGACCCATTGGACAACTGTTGGCCTCCACGGAACGGAGTGGCGAGTCAACCTTGTGCAGGTGATCAGCGGCGACCCGGACACGGCCAAGCGCGAATTTTCTGACCTGGAGATCATCCAGGCGCGCGATGCCCTCAGGCGCCTGGCAAAAAGTTCCACGCTGCAGCGATTCCTGTCTGCAGGCCAGAGTGTCGAGGTGTTGCGGCTGCTGCAGGGGTTCTACGAAAGCCACCCGGATTTGTACTCCGTCATGTGGGTCACCAAAGACGGGATCACGCGATACGGTTATCCGAAAGAGCGGAGCCTGTACGAATACAACCACCGGGAAGGTCTCAACAAGGACGATGCGGTCCTCCTCGGGATTCTCGAACACGCCAAAGAAGCATGGAGTACGACGACACTCGCGGGCGGCAGAGACGCGCTCGTGTATCTATGTCCCGTCGGTTCGGGGGACAGCTACCGGGGCATGTTGTACTTCGTCCGAATCATGCCGAAGCACAAGTAGAAGGCGCGTAACTGGGTATTGGAGACCTTATAGCCGCCACAGCCCCAGATCGGGCTACGAAAACTGTCCCCAGTGGAGGACTTCTCCCAACGGCCGTTTTACCGGGCTGGGGACTTCGGTGCCGTATCCCACCGCGATTATGCTGACGAGCGTCAAGTCTTCTGGCGCGCGTACGAGTCTGGAGATGGCTGAACCGTAGGGTTTCTTGTCGCCGGCAATCCAGCACGT
This genomic window from Candidatus Hydrogenedentota bacterium contains:
- a CDS encoding cache domain-containing protein; its protein translation is MRAVIGSSSLRFVLVLCLGAVPCFAAKQTELPAALTRISQEVQASLDRMDSDVQDAANLIALHGLNHDETRRILRALYEKHSYAVDTCTVDIRGTIVAVEPEQYRSVEGADISDQEQIKRLHKTRKAVLSKAFESREGIYAVDLEWPVFDREGEMVGSVSILLRPEALLKSIIAPHMKGFPMDVWVMQPDGTIIFDPDAQEVGLNVFTDPVYQPYYGLRRLAKKMGRSRTGSGVYDFSGTGLEKNVTKQTHWTTVGLHGTEWRVNLVQVISGDPDTAKREFSDLEIIQARDALRRLAKSSTLQRFLSAGQSVEVLRLLQGFYESHPDLYSVMWVTKDGITRYGYPKERSLYEYNHREGLNKDDAVLLGILEHAKEAWSTTTLAGGRDALVYLCPVGSGDSYRGMLYFVRIMPKHK
- a CDS encoding response regulator; the encoded protein is MDTLRVLVCDDEAGMRQGVQRALRGFSVPIPDVDTNVQFEVEQAESAERALGMVEANPPQILLLDLKLPGMSGLDLLERIAPMHLETLVIMITAYASIETAVRATKQGAYDFLAKPFTPSELKDTLSKAAKQLLLARQARKLAQERRRVRFEFISVVAHELKAPINAVEGYLNIMMTRAAGNDPAVYDKMVERCLVRISGMRKMIMDLLDLTRIESGLKKREIVDVDVCEAAKNAIESVLPEAQLRGIAVNLHADAPAVIQADSGEIDIVLNNFITNAVKYNRDNGKVDVTVESDPEEIRIRVSDTGIGMSKADCSRLFLDFVRIKNEKTRQIMGSGLGLSTVKKVVTLYGGDVSVQSEPDVGSTFTAVLKKNHATAEPVAEASSGAL
- a CDS encoding 4Fe-4S binding protein, with translation MPLVTTIREHCRVCFTCVRECPAKAIRIMEGQAMVLSDRCIGCGNCVRVCSQKAKQVYSSIEKVAALLDSGVPVAALVAPSFPAEFAECSHEQVVGMLRALGFSKVCEVAFGADLVADRYRRLLQSDGGKRYIGTTCPAIVAYIERYAPDLVECLAPIVSPMVAAAKVVRQRYGNDVRTVFIGPCIAKKGECVSGDVDDDVDAALTFVELRHMLRDQSVFPATVKPGEFDPPRPRAGALFPLHRGLLQAADLPENLLDTDVVAADGGNEFVDAVKEFQSGDMQVRLLEVLACKGCIMGPGMSGDSAMFRRRGLVSDYARERVEHMGLGDWYENMRTYETLDLSRTFSSHDRRIPAPSEEEMRRILGRMGKRVAADELNCGACGYPTCREHAAAIFTGLAESEMCLPYAIEQLRTTVKDLAVSHEQLAKTQAALRQSEKLATMGQLAAGIAHEINNPLGVVLMYAHILREERTSDSDLMGDLSLIVEQADRCKKIVAGLLHFARQNEVQLQPTDVAEHVGKCLAVMPPPEGVTTEISREGSPAVAEIDRDQMMQVWTNLITNAYAAMPRGGRLSVCVTGLIDSVSVRIGDTGVGISKANLAKIFEPFFTTKEIGKGTGLGLAVTYGIVKMHRGDIHVDTNEDPNEGPTGTAFTVTLPRRSEAGNTGARPGAALVESTL
- a CDS encoding response regulator, whose amino-acid sequence is MTEQHPLILLVDDDEDFLLQQRVQLESEGFRVVQATSRAEAERLLAHQHPDLAIVDLMMEDSDAGFTLCHHIKKKDAAIPVILCTAVISETGIEFDASTPEEQSWVKADVMLSKPVRFEQLKREIGRLLRD